The Sebastes umbrosus isolate fSebUmb1 chromosome 23, fSebUmb1.pri, whole genome shotgun sequence genome contains a region encoding:
- the tmcc3 gene encoding transmembrane and coiled-coil domain protein 3 isoform X2, translated as MRRCTISSLYPRGDGLEEKEKEEESQLNAERSACDANILSIPVPMRRGGSESNLDVVDSVGIDGVGLDFTKGALGIDSLQQKILKVTEQIKVEQTARDQNVAEYLKLVNNADKQQVSRIRQVFEKKNQKSAHTIARLQRKLEQYHRRVKDGEANGKQGHKDGNSKESGTHSKEGSLRDVSATGRHPALDKVKTIGPGVSLSPPFFFNKSREFANLIRNKFGSADNIAHLKSSMESGSGLQVDSASRGLSGSATTVAKASKYQSDDECSTGTSVSADSNGNLGGGSGAGSGGPGRSDSNGRLGEVLDMVREIREAQSQLAEDMETLNTQFKRDYSYFSQMMQEERYRYERLEDQLNDLTELHQHETSNLKQELASIEEKVAYQAYERARDIQEVLESCQTRVSKLELQQQQQQTVQVENTDAKVLLGKCINIMLAIVTVILVCVSTAAKFTAPLLRSRLHLALTCVGVSVLALLWKNWEHLQCALERLLLPH; from the exons GCGGAGCGCAGCGCTTGCGATGCCAACATCCTCAGCATCCCGGTGCCCATGCGCCGCGGTGGCTCCGAGTCCAACCTGGACGTGGTGGACAGCGTTGGGATCGATGGAGTGGGCCTGGATTTCACCAAGGGAGCGCTGGGTATCGACAGCCTGCAGCAGAAGATCCTCAAG GTGACGGAGCAGATTAAGGTGGAGCAGACGGCTCGGGACCAGAACGTCGCAGAGTACTTGAAGCTGGTGAACAACGCCGACAAGCAGCAGGTGTCACGAATACGCCAGGTGTTTGAGAAGAAGAACCAGAAGTCGGCGCACACCATCGCTCGGCTGCAGAGGAAGCTGGAGCAGTACCACCGCCGTGTGAAGGACGGCGAGGCCAACGGGAAACAAGGCCACAAGGATGGCAACAGCAAGGAGTCTGGCACCCACAGTAAAGAGGGAAGCCTGCGGGACGTGAGCGCCACCGGGCGGCACCCGGCGTTGGATAAAGTGAAGACAATCGGGCCTGGTGTGTCGCTATCGCCACCGTTCTTCTTCAACAAGTCGCGGGAGTTCGCCAACCTCATCAGGAACAAGTTTGGCAGCGCCGACAACATCGCCCACCTCAAGAGCTCCATGGAGTCAGGGTCAGGGCTGCAGGTGGACAGCGCGTCGAGGGGTCTGAGCGGGAGCGCCACCACAGTAGCCAAGGCGAGTAAGTACCAGAGCGACGACGAGTGCTCCACGGGAACGTCTGTGTCTGCCGACTCGAACGGGAACCTGGGCGGTGGCTCGGGGGCGGGGTCTGGAGGTCCGGGGAGATCTGACTCCAACGGGCGTCTGGGGGAGGTGCTGGACATGGTGCGGGAGATCAGGGAGGCTCAGTCACAGCTGGCCGAGGACATGGAGACTCTGAACACGCAGTTCAAACGAGACTACAGCTACTTTTCTCAGATGATGCAGGAGGAGAGATACAG gtATGAGCGGTTGGAGGACCAGTTAAATGACCTGACGGAGCTCCACCAGCATGAGACCAGTAACCTGAAGCAGGAACTGGCCAGTATTGAGGAGAAGGTGGCCTACCAGGCCTACGAGAGGGCCAGGGACATACAG gaggtgCTGGAGTCGTGCCAGACTCGTGTGTCTAAGCtggagctccagcagcagcagcaacaaacgGTTCAGGTGGAAAACACTGACGCCAAGGTGCTGCTGGGGAAATGCATCAACATCATGCTCGCCATCGTCACCGTGATCCTGGTGTGCGTTTCCACGGCGGCCAAGTTCACCGCCCCGCTGCTGCGTAGCCGCCTCCACCTGGCGCTCACCTGCGTGGGCGTGTCCGTGTTAGCGCTGCTGTGGAAGAACTGGGAACATTTGCAGTGCGCTTTGGAGCGACTGCTCCTCCCGCACTGA
- the tmcc3 gene encoding transmembrane and coiled-coil domain protein 3 isoform X1, which produces MVTQSSCETPARTRRRVSGIWSCEMRRCTISSLYPRGDGLEEKEKEEESQLNAERSACDANILSIPVPMRRGGSESNLDVVDSVGIDGVGLDFTKGALGIDSLQQKILKVTEQIKVEQTARDQNVAEYLKLVNNADKQQVSRIRQVFEKKNQKSAHTIARLQRKLEQYHRRVKDGEANGKQGHKDGNSKESGTHSKEGSLRDVSATGRHPALDKVKTIGPGVSLSPPFFFNKSREFANLIRNKFGSADNIAHLKSSMESGSGLQVDSASRGLSGSATTVAKASKYQSDDECSTGTSVSADSNGNLGGGSGAGSGGPGRSDSNGRLGEVLDMVREIREAQSQLAEDMETLNTQFKRDYSYFSQMMQEERYRYERLEDQLNDLTELHQHETSNLKQELASIEEKVAYQAYERARDIQEVLESCQTRVSKLELQQQQQQTVQVENTDAKVLLGKCINIMLAIVTVILVCVSTAAKFTAPLLRSRLHLALTCVGVSVLALLWKNWEHLQCALERLLLPH; this is translated from the exons GCGGAGCGCAGCGCTTGCGATGCCAACATCCTCAGCATCCCGGTGCCCATGCGCCGCGGTGGCTCCGAGTCCAACCTGGACGTGGTGGACAGCGTTGGGATCGATGGAGTGGGCCTGGATTTCACCAAGGGAGCGCTGGGTATCGACAGCCTGCAGCAGAAGATCCTCAAG GTGACGGAGCAGATTAAGGTGGAGCAGACGGCTCGGGACCAGAACGTCGCAGAGTACTTGAAGCTGGTGAACAACGCCGACAAGCAGCAGGTGTCACGAATACGCCAGGTGTTTGAGAAGAAGAACCAGAAGTCGGCGCACACCATCGCTCGGCTGCAGAGGAAGCTGGAGCAGTACCACCGCCGTGTGAAGGACGGCGAGGCCAACGGGAAACAAGGCCACAAGGATGGCAACAGCAAGGAGTCTGGCACCCACAGTAAAGAGGGAAGCCTGCGGGACGTGAGCGCCACCGGGCGGCACCCGGCGTTGGATAAAGTGAAGACAATCGGGCCTGGTGTGTCGCTATCGCCACCGTTCTTCTTCAACAAGTCGCGGGAGTTCGCCAACCTCATCAGGAACAAGTTTGGCAGCGCCGACAACATCGCCCACCTCAAGAGCTCCATGGAGTCAGGGTCAGGGCTGCAGGTGGACAGCGCGTCGAGGGGTCTGAGCGGGAGCGCCACCACAGTAGCCAAGGCGAGTAAGTACCAGAGCGACGACGAGTGCTCCACGGGAACGTCTGTGTCTGCCGACTCGAACGGGAACCTGGGCGGTGGCTCGGGGGCGGGGTCTGGAGGTCCGGGGAGATCTGACTCCAACGGGCGTCTGGGGGAGGTGCTGGACATGGTGCGGGAGATCAGGGAGGCTCAGTCACAGCTGGCCGAGGACATGGAGACTCTGAACACGCAGTTCAAACGAGACTACAGCTACTTTTCTCAGATGATGCAGGAGGAGAGATACAG gtATGAGCGGTTGGAGGACCAGTTAAATGACCTGACGGAGCTCCACCAGCATGAGACCAGTAACCTGAAGCAGGAACTGGCCAGTATTGAGGAGAAGGTGGCCTACCAGGCCTACGAGAGGGCCAGGGACATACAG gaggtgCTGGAGTCGTGCCAGACTCGTGTGTCTAAGCtggagctccagcagcagcagcaacaaacgGTTCAGGTGGAAAACACTGACGCCAAGGTGCTGCTGGGGAAATGCATCAACATCATGCTCGCCATCGTCACCGTGATCCTGGTGTGCGTTTCCACGGCGGCCAAGTTCACCGCCCCGCTGCTGCGTAGCCGCCTCCACCTGGCGCTCACCTGCGTGGGCGTGTCCGTGTTAGCGCTGCTGTGGAAGAACTGGGAACATTTGCAGTGCGCTTTGGAGCGACTGCTCCTCCCGCACTGA
- the tmcc3 gene encoding transmembrane and coiled-coil domain protein 3 isoform X3 yields MRKNYSAIPLIYVTEAERSACDANILSIPVPMRRGGSESNLDVVDSVGIDGVGLDFTKGALGIDSLQQKILKVTEQIKVEQTARDQNVAEYLKLVNNADKQQVSRIRQVFEKKNQKSAHTIARLQRKLEQYHRRVKDGEANGKQGHKDGNSKESGTHSKEGSLRDVSATGRHPALDKVKTIGPGVSLSPPFFFNKSREFANLIRNKFGSADNIAHLKSSMESGSGLQVDSASRGLSGSATTVAKASKYQSDDECSTGTSVSADSNGNLGGGSGAGSGGPGRSDSNGRLGEVLDMVREIREAQSQLAEDMETLNTQFKRDYSYFSQMMQEERYRYERLEDQLNDLTELHQHETSNLKQELASIEEKVAYQAYERARDIQEVLESCQTRVSKLELQQQQQQTVQVENTDAKVLLGKCINIMLAIVTVILVCVSTAAKFTAPLLRSRLHLALTCVGVSVLALLWKNWEHLQCALERLLLPH; encoded by the exons GCGGAGCGCAGCGCTTGCGATGCCAACATCCTCAGCATCCCGGTGCCCATGCGCCGCGGTGGCTCCGAGTCCAACCTGGACGTGGTGGACAGCGTTGGGATCGATGGAGTGGGCCTGGATTTCACCAAGGGAGCGCTGGGTATCGACAGCCTGCAGCAGAAGATCCTCAAG GTGACGGAGCAGATTAAGGTGGAGCAGACGGCTCGGGACCAGAACGTCGCAGAGTACTTGAAGCTGGTGAACAACGCCGACAAGCAGCAGGTGTCACGAATACGCCAGGTGTTTGAGAAGAAGAACCAGAAGTCGGCGCACACCATCGCTCGGCTGCAGAGGAAGCTGGAGCAGTACCACCGCCGTGTGAAGGACGGCGAGGCCAACGGGAAACAAGGCCACAAGGATGGCAACAGCAAGGAGTCTGGCACCCACAGTAAAGAGGGAAGCCTGCGGGACGTGAGCGCCACCGGGCGGCACCCGGCGTTGGATAAAGTGAAGACAATCGGGCCTGGTGTGTCGCTATCGCCACCGTTCTTCTTCAACAAGTCGCGGGAGTTCGCCAACCTCATCAGGAACAAGTTTGGCAGCGCCGACAACATCGCCCACCTCAAGAGCTCCATGGAGTCAGGGTCAGGGCTGCAGGTGGACAGCGCGTCGAGGGGTCTGAGCGGGAGCGCCACCACAGTAGCCAAGGCGAGTAAGTACCAGAGCGACGACGAGTGCTCCACGGGAACGTCTGTGTCTGCCGACTCGAACGGGAACCTGGGCGGTGGCTCGGGGGCGGGGTCTGGAGGTCCGGGGAGATCTGACTCCAACGGGCGTCTGGGGGAGGTGCTGGACATGGTGCGGGAGATCAGGGAGGCTCAGTCACAGCTGGCCGAGGACATGGAGACTCTGAACACGCAGTTCAAACGAGACTACAGCTACTTTTCTCAGATGATGCAGGAGGAGAGATACAG gtATGAGCGGTTGGAGGACCAGTTAAATGACCTGACGGAGCTCCACCAGCATGAGACCAGTAACCTGAAGCAGGAACTGGCCAGTATTGAGGAGAAGGTGGCCTACCAGGCCTACGAGAGGGCCAGGGACATACAG gaggtgCTGGAGTCGTGCCAGACTCGTGTGTCTAAGCtggagctccagcagcagcagcaacaaacgGTTCAGGTGGAAAACACTGACGCCAAGGTGCTGCTGGGGAAATGCATCAACATCATGCTCGCCATCGTCACCGTGATCCTGGTGTGCGTTTCCACGGCGGCCAAGTTCACCGCCCCGCTGCTGCGTAGCCGCCTCCACCTGGCGCTCACCTGCGTGGGCGTGTCCGTGTTAGCGCTGCTGTGGAAGAACTGGGAACATTTGCAGTGCGCTTTGGAGCGACTGCTCCTCCCGCACTGA
- the tmcc3 gene encoding transmembrane and coiled-coil domain protein 3 isoform X4: protein MAERSACDANILSIPVPMRRGGSESNLDVVDSVGIDGVGLDFTKGALGIDSLQQKILKVTEQIKVEQTARDQNVAEYLKLVNNADKQQVSRIRQVFEKKNQKSAHTIARLQRKLEQYHRRVKDGEANGKQGHKDGNSKESGTHSKEGSLRDVSATGRHPALDKVKTIGPGVSLSPPFFFNKSREFANLIRNKFGSADNIAHLKSSMESGSGLQVDSASRGLSGSATTVAKASKYQSDDECSTGTSVSADSNGNLGGGSGAGSGGPGRSDSNGRLGEVLDMVREIREAQSQLAEDMETLNTQFKRDYSYFSQMMQEERYRYERLEDQLNDLTELHQHETSNLKQELASIEEKVAYQAYERARDIQEVLESCQTRVSKLELQQQQQQTVQVENTDAKVLLGKCINIMLAIVTVILVCVSTAAKFTAPLLRSRLHLALTCVGVSVLALLWKNWEHLQCALERLLLPH from the exons GCGGAGCGCAGCGCTTGCGATGCCAACATCCTCAGCATCCCGGTGCCCATGCGCCGCGGTGGCTCCGAGTCCAACCTGGACGTGGTGGACAGCGTTGGGATCGATGGAGTGGGCCTGGATTTCACCAAGGGAGCGCTGGGTATCGACAGCCTGCAGCAGAAGATCCTCAAG GTGACGGAGCAGATTAAGGTGGAGCAGACGGCTCGGGACCAGAACGTCGCAGAGTACTTGAAGCTGGTGAACAACGCCGACAAGCAGCAGGTGTCACGAATACGCCAGGTGTTTGAGAAGAAGAACCAGAAGTCGGCGCACACCATCGCTCGGCTGCAGAGGAAGCTGGAGCAGTACCACCGCCGTGTGAAGGACGGCGAGGCCAACGGGAAACAAGGCCACAAGGATGGCAACAGCAAGGAGTCTGGCACCCACAGTAAAGAGGGAAGCCTGCGGGACGTGAGCGCCACCGGGCGGCACCCGGCGTTGGATAAAGTGAAGACAATCGGGCCTGGTGTGTCGCTATCGCCACCGTTCTTCTTCAACAAGTCGCGGGAGTTCGCCAACCTCATCAGGAACAAGTTTGGCAGCGCCGACAACATCGCCCACCTCAAGAGCTCCATGGAGTCAGGGTCAGGGCTGCAGGTGGACAGCGCGTCGAGGGGTCTGAGCGGGAGCGCCACCACAGTAGCCAAGGCGAGTAAGTACCAGAGCGACGACGAGTGCTCCACGGGAACGTCTGTGTCTGCCGACTCGAACGGGAACCTGGGCGGTGGCTCGGGGGCGGGGTCTGGAGGTCCGGGGAGATCTGACTCCAACGGGCGTCTGGGGGAGGTGCTGGACATGGTGCGGGAGATCAGGGAGGCTCAGTCACAGCTGGCCGAGGACATGGAGACTCTGAACACGCAGTTCAAACGAGACTACAGCTACTTTTCTCAGATGATGCAGGAGGAGAGATACAG gtATGAGCGGTTGGAGGACCAGTTAAATGACCTGACGGAGCTCCACCAGCATGAGACCAGTAACCTGAAGCAGGAACTGGCCAGTATTGAGGAGAAGGTGGCCTACCAGGCCTACGAGAGGGCCAGGGACATACAG gaggtgCTGGAGTCGTGCCAGACTCGTGTGTCTAAGCtggagctccagcagcagcagcaacaaacgGTTCAGGTGGAAAACACTGACGCCAAGGTGCTGCTGGGGAAATGCATCAACATCATGCTCGCCATCGTCACCGTGATCCTGGTGTGCGTTTCCACGGCGGCCAAGTTCACCGCCCCGCTGCTGCGTAGCCGCCTCCACCTGGCGCTCACCTGCGTGGGCGTGTCCGTGTTAGCGCTGCTGTGGAAGAACTGGGAACATTTGCAGTGCGCTTTGGAGCGACTGCTCCTCCCGCACTGA